A window from Bos indicus isolate NIAB-ARS_2022 breed Sahiwal x Tharparkar chromosome 1, NIAB-ARS_B.indTharparkar_mat_pri_1.0, whole genome shotgun sequence encodes these proteins:
- the PLAAT1 gene encoding phospholipase A and acyltransferase 1 isoform X1 has product MPGYQTGHSSEPGTCVCLKHRMAFNDCFSLSYPGNPRPGDLIEVFRPCYQHWALYLGDGYVINIAPLEDGISPSFTSAKSLFSRKALVKMQLLKDVVGKDTYRINNKYDDTYPPLPVEEVIQRSEFVIGQEVEYDILVNNCEHFVTLLRYGEGVSEQASRAISTIGFVTAAAGAFSFLGLFPKRLRPKFY; this is encoded by the exons ATGCCTGGATATCAGACTGGACACTCTTCTGAGCCTGGAACTTGTGTCTGCTTAAAACACAGA ATGGCATTTAATGATTGCTTTAGTTTGAGCTATCCTGGCAATCCTCGGCCAGGGGATTTGATTGAAGTGTTTCGTCCTTGTTATCAACATTGGGCACTGTACTTGGGTGATGGGTATGTTATCAACATAGCACCTCTAG AGGATGGCATCTCCCCATCGTTTACAAGTGCCAAGTCTCTATTCAGCAGAAAGGCCCTGGTGAAGATGCAGCTTTTGAAGGatgttgttggaaaagacacatacagaataaacaataaatatgatGATACATACCCCCCTCTCCCTGTTGAAGAAGTTATCCAACGGTCAGAGTTTGTTATTGGGCAAGAGGTGGAATATGACATACTTGTCAACAACTGTGAGCATTTTGTGACTTTGCTTCGATACGGAGAAGGAGTTTCAGAGCAG GCCAGCCGAGCGATAAGTACCATTGGGTTTGTGACAGCTGCTGCTGGTGCCTTCTCCTTCCTGGGCTTGTTTCCAAAAAGACTAAGACCAAAATTCTATTAA
- the PLAAT1 gene encoding phospholipase A and acyltransferase 1 isoform X3: protein MPGYQTGHSSEPGTCVCLKHRMAFNDCFSLSYPGNPRPGDLIEVFRPCYQHWALYLGDGYVINIAPLEDGISPSFTSAKSLFSRKALVKMQLLKDVVGKDTYRINNKYDDTYPPLPVEEVIQRSEFVIGQEVEYDILVNNCEHFVTLLRYGEGVSEQSLS, encoded by the exons ATGCCTGGATATCAGACTGGACACTCTTCTGAGCCTGGAACTTGTGTCTGCTTAAAACACAGA ATGGCATTTAATGATTGCTTTAGTTTGAGCTATCCTGGCAATCCTCGGCCAGGGGATTTGATTGAAGTGTTTCGTCCTTGTTATCAACATTGGGCACTGTACTTGGGTGATGGGTATGTTATCAACATAGCACCTCTAG AGGATGGCATCTCCCCATCGTTTACAAGTGCCAAGTCTCTATTCAGCAGAAAGGCCCTGGTGAAGATGCAGCTTTTGAAGGatgttgttggaaaagacacatacagaataaacaataaatatgatGATACATACCCCCCTCTCCCTGTTGAAGAAGTTATCCAACGGTCAGAGTTTGTTATTGGGCAAGAGGTGGAATATGACATACTTGTCAACAACTGTGAGCATTTTGTGACTTTGCTTCGATACGGAGAAGGAGTTTCAGAGCAG AGCCTCAGCTGA
- the PLAAT1 gene encoding phospholipase A and acyltransferase 1 isoform X2, whose amino-acid sequence MPGYQTGHSSEPGTCVCLKHRMAFNDCFSLSYPGNPRPGDLIEVFRPCYQHWALYLGDGYVINIAPLEDGISPSFTSAKSLFSRKALVKMQLLKDVVGKDTYRINNKYDDTYPPLPVEEVIQRSEFVIGQEVEYDILVNNCEHFVTLLRYGEGVSEQVVALGRGTTFPSLLYKFIFLW is encoded by the exons ATGCCTGGATATCAGACTGGACACTCTTCTGAGCCTGGAACTTGTGTCTGCTTAAAACACAGA ATGGCATTTAATGATTGCTTTAGTTTGAGCTATCCTGGCAATCCTCGGCCAGGGGATTTGATTGAAGTGTTTCGTCCTTGTTATCAACATTGGGCACTGTACTTGGGTGATGGGTATGTTATCAACATAGCACCTCTAG AGGATGGCATCTCCCCATCGTTTACAAGTGCCAAGTCTCTATTCAGCAGAAAGGCCCTGGTGAAGATGCAGCTTTTGAAGGatgttgttggaaaagacacatacagaataaacaataaatatgatGATACATACCCCCCTCTCCCTGTTGAAGAAGTTATCCAACGGTCAGAGTTTGTTATTGGGCAAGAGGTGGAATATGACATACTTGTCAACAACTGTGAGCATTTTGTGACTTTGCTTCGATACGGAGAAGGAGTTTCAGAGCAG GTTGTCGCCCTTGGAAGAGGAACCACTTTTCCTTCACTTctctacaaatttatttttctttggtga
- the PLAAT1 gene encoding phospholipase A and acyltransferase 1 isoform X4, with the protein MPGYQTGHSSEPGTCVCLKHRMAFNDCFSLSYPGNPRPGDLIEVFRPCYQHWALYLGDGYVINIAPLEDGISPSFTSAKSLFSRKALVKMQLLKDVVGKDTYRINNKYDDTYPPLPVEEVIQRSEFVIGQEVEYDILVNNCEHFVTLLRYGEGVSEQ; encoded by the exons ATGCCTGGATATCAGACTGGACACTCTTCTGAGCCTGGAACTTGTGTCTGCTTAAAACACAGA ATGGCATTTAATGATTGCTTTAGTTTGAGCTATCCTGGCAATCCTCGGCCAGGGGATTTGATTGAAGTGTTTCGTCCTTGTTATCAACATTGGGCACTGTACTTGGGTGATGGGTATGTTATCAACATAGCACCTCTAG AGGATGGCATCTCCCCATCGTTTACAAGTGCCAAGTCTCTATTCAGCAGAAAGGCCCTGGTGAAGATGCAGCTTTTGAAGGatgttgttggaaaagacacatacagaataaacaataaatatgatGATACATACCCCCCTCTCCCTGTTGAAGAAGTTATCCAACGGTCAGAGTTTGTTATTGGGCAAGAGGTGGAATATGACATACTTGTCAACAACTGTGAGCATTTTGTGACTTTGCTTCGATACGGAGAAGGAGTTTCAGAGCAG